The nucleotide window TCTGCCCGACATAACAGCTTGGATACGATTGGTGGCCGACACCTTCGACAACGTGGCTGCAACCTACGCAGCCCGCGGCTGGAACTTGGCGCCCACAACGAATGATGCCCCCTATGACGTTTACCTGGTAAATCTCGCCCCCAATGGGATCTATGGTGACACTTACGGGGATGTTCCGACGTCTGGAGTCAGCGCACCGACCTACATAAGGATCGACAAGGATTTCGTTGGGAGTGTCTTCATGCCGCTCACATACACTCCCTTGCAGAGCCTTCAGGTAACTGCAGCCCACGAATACCATCATGCCATTCAGTACGGCTACAACTTCTTCTTTGATCGATGGTATGCAGAGGCAACTGCAACCTGGAACGAGGACGAACTCTACGACAGTGTCAATCAGCTCTACACCTACGTCCCCCCCTGGTTCAACAACAGCCGGCTTTCGCTGGATATCGTAACCAGCACCGCAACTGGCGGCGGCTACGGCCGCTGGATCTTCAACCGTTTCCTGGCGGAACGGTTCGACTCCGGTAACTCAGATATTATAAGGAAAATTTGGGAGACACTGCACGACCAGGGGCGACCACCCAACGCACAGGATTCCACCATAATTCCAATGACTCAGGTGCTCGACAGCGCGCTCACGTCGCAAAACAGTTCCTTGGCTGCGGAGTTTTTCGGGTTTACCAAGCGTGTCTACGACCGCAACTGGAGTTCGCATACCACCGATATCAGCCTCATCCCCTCCTATACTCCGGTCAGCACCTATGTCTCCTATCCGGTGAATGCCACCAGCTCTCCCGCGCCTGCGGTTACGCTGCCGCACTACTCTTTTGCCTTTTACAAGTTCGCTCCATCCGCTGCGGTTACCGATCTGACCATTACGGTCACCAAAGGCAGCGGTATTCAGGCTGCGGTCTTTAAAAAGGCCGCCGGAAGCATCAGCGAAGTAGCTGCCAATACCGGCGACACCTCCTTCACCATCCACGGTTTCGGCAGCCTGGATTCCACCTCGGACGAAGTCGTGCTGCTGCTCGTCAATACCACCACTGCCGACAACCAGACCGCCAGCTTCAGCACCGATGGCAGTGTCGCTTCGACCGGCGGAGGTGGTGGCGGAGGCGGTGGGGGCTGCTTTATCGCCACAGCCGCCTACGGCAGTTATCTGCATCCCCAGGTTCAGGTGTTACGCAATTTCCGTGACAATTAT belongs to Geobacter sp. SVR and includes:
- a CDS encoding MXAN_6640 family putative metalloprotease, with protein sequence MRKFYIWMMLAVIALVALCLPAFAGVLDDYYLQQFGHPTSYGLQKAVLGTTEVTQARCGTPLKRDLQRDWKYLEPATQKVLAYVISPPTLSDVLPSTSGRFLIHYTTTGANAPDIALINQYTNLNLPDITAWIRLVADTFDNVAATYAARGWNLAPTTNDAPYDVYLVNLAPNGIYGDTYGDVPTSGVSAPTYIRIDKDFVGSVFMPLTYTPLQSLQVTAAHEYHHAIQYGYNFFFDRWYAEATATWNEDELYDSVNQLYTYVPPWFNNSRLSLDIVTSTATGGGYGRWIFNRFLAERFDSGNSDIIRKIWETLHDQGRPPNAQDSTIIPMTQVLDSALTSQNSSLAAEFFGFTKRVYDRNWSSHTTDISLIPSYTPVSTYVSYPVNATSSPAPAVTLPHYSFAFYKFAPSAAVTDLTITVTKGSGIQAAVFKKAAGSISEVAANTGDTSFTIHGFGSLDSTSDEVVLLLVNTTTADNQTASFSTDGSVASTGGGGGGGGGGCFIATAAYGSYLHPQVQVLRNFRDNYLLTNAPGRAFVALYYRLSPPAADFIARHDMLRLLVRLLLTPLIFTIAHAGMVALASATCLTGWLFRKACLR